From Toxotes jaculatrix isolate fToxJac2 chromosome 1, fToxJac2.pri, whole genome shotgun sequence, a single genomic window includes:
- the LOC121185777 gene encoding uncharacterized protein LOC121185777 isoform X1, which yields MDSGHKAQVHVSIQKGLSFPPLQKCNNCCSPGKFHCPFCSPHFFKPTKRSRVGLHLDNHLKRALYVGEYTIHRCSLVCRKHPHYHCLYCTSTLIRRRDFINHLPSCRQVLQQRLQKLSQIQPAMIKGLGAPWVTPGERDTASCDGESINKTFLDSDDHSSQGASSRETVSPIVPKSNECGTVGKRSMEPESFKCHQTVQTNIEKPQDCDEYYFMNLVKMFKKLSPQKKAEVRMKIERLLFEAEFE from the exons atggaCAGTGGTCATAAAGCACAA GTGCATGTATCCATCCAGAAGGGActgtcctttcctcctcttcaaaAGTGCAACAATTGCTGCTCTCCGGGCAAATTTCACTGTCCATTTTGTTCACCCCATTTCTTCAAACCCACCAAACGCTCCAGAGTTGGACTTCATTTGGACAATCATTTGAAGAGAGCCCTTTATGTTGGAG aATACACAATCCACAGATGCAGCCTGGTTTGCAGGAAACACCCACATTACCACTGTTTGTACTGCACATCCACGTTGATTAGGAGAAGAGATTTCATCAATCATCTACCATCGTGCCGCcaggtgctgcagcagagatTACAAAAGCTGTCCCAAATACAGCCAGCCATGATCAAAGGACTTGGTGCTCCATGGGTGACACCTGGAGAGAGGGACACCGCCTCATGTGATGGA GAGAGCATCAATAAGACGTTCCTTGATTCAGATGACCACAGCAGCCAAGGAgcgagcagcagagagacagtgtcCCCCATCGTCCCCAAGTCAAATGAATGTGGCACTGTGGGGAAAAGGAGTATGGAACCAGAATCTTTTAAGTGTCACCAAACTGTACAGACAAACATTGAAAAACCACAAGACTGCGATGAATATTACTTCATGAACcttgtgaaaatgtttaaaaagttgTCCCCACAGAAAAAGGCAGAGGTCAGGATGAAAATCGAGAGACTTCTCTTTGAAGCTGAGTTTGAGTAG
- the LOC121185777 gene encoding uncharacterized protein LOC121185777 isoform X2, protein MDSGHKAQVHVSIQKGLSFPPLQKCNNCCSPGKFHCPFCSPHFFKPTKRSRVGLHLDNHLKRALYVGEYTIHRCSLVCRKHPHYHCLYCTSTLIRRRDFINHLPSCRQVLQQRLQKLSQIQPAMIKGLGAPWVTPGERDTASCDGESINKTFLDSESPIVPKSNECGTVGKRSMEPESFKCHQTVQTNIEKPQDCDEYYFMNLVKMFKKLSPQKKAEVRMKIERLLFEAEFE, encoded by the exons atggaCAGTGGTCATAAAGCACAA GTGCATGTATCCATCCAGAAGGGActgtcctttcctcctcttcaaaAGTGCAACAATTGCTGCTCTCCGGGCAAATTTCACTGTCCATTTTGTTCACCCCATTTCTTCAAACCCACCAAACGCTCCAGAGTTGGACTTCATTTGGACAATCATTTGAAGAGAGCCCTTTATGTTGGAG aATACACAATCCACAGATGCAGCCTGGTTTGCAGGAAACACCCACATTACCACTGTTTGTACTGCACATCCACGTTGATTAGGAGAAGAGATTTCATCAATCATCTACCATCGTGCCGCcaggtgctgcagcagagatTACAAAAGCTGTCCCAAATACAGCCAGCCATGATCAAAGGACTTGGTGCTCCATGGGTGACACCTGGAGAGAGGGACACCGCCTCATGTGATGGA GAGAGCATCAATAAGACGTTCCTTGATTCAGA gtcCCCCATCGTCCCCAAGTCAAATGAATGTGGCACTGTGGGGAAAAGGAGTATGGAACCAGAATCTTTTAAGTGTCACCAAACTGTACAGACAAACATTGAAAAACCACAAGACTGCGATGAATATTACTTCATGAACcttgtgaaaatgtttaaaaagttgTCCCCACAGAAAAAGGCAGAGGTCAGGATGAAAATCGAGAGACTTCTCTTTGAAGCTGAGTTTGAGTAG
- the LOC121185777 gene encoding uncharacterized protein LOC121185777 isoform X3 has product MLEVLQQRLQKLSQIQPAMIKGLGAPWVTPGERDTASCDGESINKTFLDSDDHSSQGASSRETVSPIVPKSNECGTVGKRSMEPESFKCHQTVQTNIEKPQDCDEYYFMNLVKMFKKLSPQKKAEVRMKIERLLFEAEFE; this is encoded by the exons ATGTTGGAG gtgctgcagcagagatTACAAAAGCTGTCCCAAATACAGCCAGCCATGATCAAAGGACTTGGTGCTCCATGGGTGACACCTGGAGAGAGGGACACCGCCTCATGTGATGGA GAGAGCATCAATAAGACGTTCCTTGATTCAGATGACCACAGCAGCCAAGGAgcgagcagcagagagacagtgtcCCCCATCGTCCCCAAGTCAAATGAATGTGGCACTGTGGGGAAAAGGAGTATGGAACCAGAATCTTTTAAGTGTCACCAAACTGTACAGACAAACATTGAAAAACCACAAGACTGCGATGAATATTACTTCATGAACcttgtgaaaatgtttaaaaagttgTCCCCACAGAAAAAGGCAGAGGTCAGGATGAAAATCGAGAGACTTCTCTTTGAAGCTGAGTTTGAGTAG
- the LOC121185769 gene encoding hyaluronan and proteoglycan link protein 3-like, translating to MMICFLQTLLLLGAQLVLSGTSLTAHTVPNNFFYHNFLSGNGNKGIHFSDVKLHVDSAQSSVFAVRGGNATLPCRFWYESEVSSPREVRIKWSWLPTAGGHWTDVLVAIDSHSRSFGEFRGRVQLRQDFPGDAALLMTELQLNDTGRYRCEVVDGLEDKSTVIHLELRGVVFPYQHPHGRYHLSFLGAQQVCEEQDSSLATFTQLFQSWKEGLNWCNAGWLSDGTVQYPITRPRVPCGGHGLAPGVRSYGRRHLHLHRYDVFCFSSSLRGRVYYLQPSHKMNLTEAQQVCQESGAQIAKVGQLYAAWKFKGLDHCEAGWLADGSVRYAIIRPRKNCGPPEPGVRSFGFPPPQHKHGVYCYKSDDE from the exons ATGATGATTTGTTTCCTCCAAACGCTGCTGTTGTTGGGGGCTCAGCTGGTTCTCTCAGGCACATCCCTGACTGCTCACACAGTCCCCAACAATTTCTTCTACCATAACTTCCTCAGTGGAAATGGCAACAAAGGAA TTCATTTTAGTGATGTGAAGCTCCATGTGGACTCTGCTCAGTCGTCAGTGTTTGCAGTCAGAGGGGGTAATGCCACCCTGCCATGCAGGTTTTGGTACGAGTCTGAGGTTAGCTCACCACGGGAGGTCAGGATCAAGTGGTCTTGGCTCCCTACTGCTGGGGGACATTGGACAGACGTGCTGGTGGCGATCGATTCCCACAGTCGAAGCTTTGGGGAGTTCAG GGGCCGTGTGCAGCTCAGACAGGATTTCCCAGGAGATGCTGCACTGTTGATGACTGAACTTCAGTTGAATGACACGGGCCGTTACCGCTGCGAAGTGGTGGACGGACTGGAGGACAAGAGCACTGTAATTCATCTGGAGTTACGAG GTGTGGTGTTTCCCTACCAACATCCTCATGGTCGTTATCACCTGAGCTTCCTGGGAGCCCAGCAGGTGTGTGAGGAGCAGGACTCCTCGTTGGCCACCTTCACACAGCTCTTCCAGTCCTGGAAGGAAGGCCTGAACTGGTGCAATGCAGGCTGGCTGTCTGACGGGACAGTCCAGTACCCCATCACCCGGCCCAGAGTGCCCTGCGGGGGGCACGGTCTGGCCCCGGGTGTTAGGAGCTACGGCAGGCGGCACCTGCACCTTCATCGCTACGATGtcttctgcttctcctcttcGCTCCGAG GAAGAGTCTACTATCTTCAGCCTTCTCACAAGATGAACCTGACTGAGGCTCAGCAGGTGTGTCAGGAGAGCGGAGCTCAGATCGCCAAAGTTGGACAGCTCTATGCTGCCTGGAAGTTCAAAGGGTTGGACCACTGTGAGGCCGGCTGGCTGGCTGACGGAAGCGTTCGCTACGCCATCATCAGGCCACGCAAAAACTGTGGTCCCCCTGAGCCGGGGGTCCGCAGCTTTGGCTTCCCACCTCCACAGCACAAGCATGGAGTCTATTGCTACAAGTCAGATGATGAATGA
- the LOC121186014 gene encoding EGF-like repeat and discoidin I-like domain-containing protein 3 isoform X1: MKRPGHVITAFLTTSTLLLCLYSVRGDYCEVNLCHNGGTCVTGVGEDPFICICADGFGGDTCNLTETGPCSPNPCKNDGLCEVIAPTRRGDVFNEYICKCQPSFEGAHCHINVNDCASQPCKNGGTCRDLDGDYTCQCPSPYVGKQCQLRCISLLGMEGGAIVESQISASSVHYGILGLQRWGPELARLNNQGIVNAWTSAAHDRNPWIEINLQKKMRLTGIITQGASRMGAAEYIKAFKVASSFDGNTYTTYRTDGQRRDMVFVGNIDNDSTKTNLFDPPIMAQYIRIIPVVCRRACTLRMELVGCELNVYSNTAGCSEPLGMKSRLISDGQLSASSSFRTWGIDTFTWHPQFARLDKQGKTNAWSPAHNNRSEWIQVDLEKTKRLTGIITQGAKDFGVVQFVSVFKVAYSNDGESWSMVKDENTDNDKLFQGNTDNNTHKKNVFEPPFYARYVRVVPWEWHERISLRMELLGCDD; the protein is encoded by the exons ATGAAACGTCCCGGACATGTAATAACAGCGTTTTTAACAACATCTACTCTTCTACTTTGCCTGTATTCAGTCAGAG GTGATTACTGCGAGGTGAATCTTTGCCACAATGGAGGAACATGTGTGACAGGTGTAGGAGAGGATCCCTTCATCTGTATCTGCGCAGATGGCTTTGGTGGAGACACCTGCAACCTGACAGAGACAG GACCCTGCAGCCCTAACCCCTGTAAAAACGATGGGTTGTGCGAGGTCATTGCTCCAACCAGACGAGGTGATGTTTTCAACGAGTACATCTGCAAGTGTCAACCCAGCTTCGAGGGAGCGCACTGCCATATCA ATGTGAATGACTGTGCCAGCCAACCTTGTAAGAATGGAGGGACATGCAGAGATCTTGATGGCGACTACACCTGCCAGTGCCCCTCACCATATGTTGGAAAGCAATGCCAGCTAC GTTGCATTTCTCTGctggggatggagggaggtgcAATTGTGGAGTCCCAGATTTCTGCTTCCTCCGTGCACTACGGCATCCTGGGTCTCCAGCGCTGGGGTCCAGAGTTGGCTCGCCTCAACAACCAAGGCATCGTCAACGCCTGGACATCAGCTGCCCATGACAGGAACCCCTGGATCGAG ATTAACTTGCAGAAGAAGATGCGTCTGACGGGCATCATCACTCAGGGTGCCAGTCGCATGGGCGCAGCTGAGTACATCAAGGCCTTCAAGGTGGCGAGCAGCTTTGATGGAAACACTTATACCACTTACAGAACGGATGGTCAGCGGAGGGACATG GTTTTTGTGGGCAACATAGATAACGACAGTACAAAGACCAACCTTTTTGACCCGCCAATCATGGCCCAGTACATCCGCATCATCCCTGTGGTTTGCCGCAGGGCCTGCACGCTGCGCATGGAGCTGGTGGGCTGTGAACTCAATG TTTATTCAAACACGGCAGGTTGCTCAGAGCCTTTGGGGATGAAGTCTCGCCTCATCTCAGATGGGCAGCTTTCAGCCTCCAGCTCTTTCCGCACGTGGGGCATTGATACCTTCACGTGGCACCCTCAGTTTGCCCGGCTGGATAAGCAGGGAAAGACCAACGCCTGGTCTCCTGCCCATAACAACCGCTCTGAGTGGATCCAG GTTGATCTAGAGAAGACAAAGCGCCTCACAGGCATCATCACTCAGGGGGCAAAGGACTTTGGCGTGGTgcagtttgtgtcagtgtttaaagTTGCTTACAGTAACGATGGAGAGTCATGGAGTATGGTGAAGGACGAGAACACCGACAATGATAAG CTTTTCCAAggcaacactgacaacaacacCCATAAGAAGAATGTATTTGAGCCTCCTTTCTATGCCCGATATGTTCGAGTGGTCCCCTGGGAATGGCACGAGCGCATCTCTCTACGCATGGAGCTGCTGGGCTGCGATGACTAG
- the LOC121186014 gene encoding EGF-like repeat and discoidin I-like domain-containing protein 3 isoform X2 has translation MKRPGHVITAFLTTSTLLLCLYSVRGDYCEVNLCHNGGTCVTGVGEDPFICICADGFGGDTCNLTETGPCSPNPCKNDGLCEVIAPTRRGDVFNEYICKCQPSFEGAHCHINVNDCASQPCKNGGTCRDLDGDYTCQCPSPYVGKQCQLRCISLLGMEGGAIVESQISASSVHYGILGLQRWGPELARLNNQGIVNAWTSAAHDRNPWIEINLQKKMRLTGIITQGASRMGAAEYIKAFKVASSFDGNTYTTYRTDGQRRDMVFVGNIDNDSTKTNLFDPPIMAQYIRIIPVVCRRACTLRMELVGCELNGCSEPLGMKSRLISDGQLSASSSFRTWGIDTFTWHPQFARLDKQGKTNAWSPAHNNRSEWIQVDLEKTKRLTGIITQGAKDFGVVQFVSVFKVAYSNDGESWSMVKDENTDNDKLFQGNTDNNTHKKNVFEPPFYARYVRVVPWEWHERISLRMELLGCDD, from the exons ATGAAACGTCCCGGACATGTAATAACAGCGTTTTTAACAACATCTACTCTTCTACTTTGCCTGTATTCAGTCAGAG GTGATTACTGCGAGGTGAATCTTTGCCACAATGGAGGAACATGTGTGACAGGTGTAGGAGAGGATCCCTTCATCTGTATCTGCGCAGATGGCTTTGGTGGAGACACCTGCAACCTGACAGAGACAG GACCCTGCAGCCCTAACCCCTGTAAAAACGATGGGTTGTGCGAGGTCATTGCTCCAACCAGACGAGGTGATGTTTTCAACGAGTACATCTGCAAGTGTCAACCCAGCTTCGAGGGAGCGCACTGCCATATCA ATGTGAATGACTGTGCCAGCCAACCTTGTAAGAATGGAGGGACATGCAGAGATCTTGATGGCGACTACACCTGCCAGTGCCCCTCACCATATGTTGGAAAGCAATGCCAGCTAC GTTGCATTTCTCTGctggggatggagggaggtgcAATTGTGGAGTCCCAGATTTCTGCTTCCTCCGTGCACTACGGCATCCTGGGTCTCCAGCGCTGGGGTCCAGAGTTGGCTCGCCTCAACAACCAAGGCATCGTCAACGCCTGGACATCAGCTGCCCATGACAGGAACCCCTGGATCGAG ATTAACTTGCAGAAGAAGATGCGTCTGACGGGCATCATCACTCAGGGTGCCAGTCGCATGGGCGCAGCTGAGTACATCAAGGCCTTCAAGGTGGCGAGCAGCTTTGATGGAAACACTTATACCACTTACAGAACGGATGGTCAGCGGAGGGACATG GTTTTTGTGGGCAACATAGATAACGACAGTACAAAGACCAACCTTTTTGACCCGCCAATCATGGCCCAGTACATCCGCATCATCCCTGTGGTTTGCCGCAGGGCCTGCACGCTGCGCATGGAGCTGGTGGGCTGTGAACTCAATG GTTGCTCAGAGCCTTTGGGGATGAAGTCTCGCCTCATCTCAGATGGGCAGCTTTCAGCCTCCAGCTCTTTCCGCACGTGGGGCATTGATACCTTCACGTGGCACCCTCAGTTTGCCCGGCTGGATAAGCAGGGAAAGACCAACGCCTGGTCTCCTGCCCATAACAACCGCTCTGAGTGGATCCAG GTTGATCTAGAGAAGACAAAGCGCCTCACAGGCATCATCACTCAGGGGGCAAAGGACTTTGGCGTGGTgcagtttgtgtcagtgtttaaagTTGCTTACAGTAACGATGGAGAGTCATGGAGTATGGTGAAGGACGAGAACACCGACAATGATAAG CTTTTCCAAggcaacactgacaacaacacCCATAAGAAGAATGTATTTGAGCCTCCTTTCTATGCCCGATATGTTCGAGTGGTCCCCTGGGAATGGCACGAGCGCATCTCTCTACGCATGGAGCTGCTGGGCTGCGATGACTAG
- the LOC121180052 gene encoding monoacylglycerol lipase ABHD2, producing MTTHESDVGTIAPELPAMFDGMKLAAVATVLYVIVRCLNLKSPTASPDLTYQDTPLNHFLLKSCSQLTKEYIPPLLWGKSGHLQTALYGKLGRVSSPHPSGIRKYLPMQDGATATFDLFEPLGDHRTGDDITMVICPGIGNHSEKHYIRTFVDYAQKDGYRCAVLNHLGALPNIELTSPRMFTYGCTWEFASMVGYIKRTYPQTQLIVVGFSLGGNIVCKFLGENRTNQERVLCCVSVCQGYSALRAQETFLQWDQFRRFYNFLMADNMKKIILSHRHSLFGGSSLKMIDADLSRLYTATSLMQIDDNIMRKFHGHSSLKEYYEKESCVHYIHNVNVPLLLVNSADDPLVHDSLLTIPRTLAAKKPNVIFALTLHGGHLGFFEGAVLFPQPLTWMDKVIVGYANAMCQWEKQKPPCQSGHLSESSCAEEKA from the exons ATGACCACCCACGAGTCAGACGTGGGCACCATCGCTCCAGAGCTGCCGGCGATGTTTGACGGCATGAAGCTGGCAGCGGTGGCCACGGTGCTCTACGTAATCGTCCGCTGCTTGAACCTCAAGAGCCCCACTGCGTCCCCTGATCTCACCTATCAGGACACGCCCCTCAACCACTTCCTTCTCAAATCCTGTTCTCAGCTGACCAAAGA gtACATTCCTCCCTTACTGTGGGGCAAGAGCGGTCACCTCCAGACGGCACTGTATGGTAAACTTGGTCGGGTGAGCTCCCCTCACCCCAGTGGAATCAGGAAGTACTTACCAATGCAGGATGGGGCTACtgcgacctttgacctctttgaGCCACTGGGGGACCATCGAACAGGAG ATGACATCACCATGGTGATATGCCCCGGTATCGGTAACCACAGTGAGAAGCATTACATCCGAACCTTTGTGGATTACGCCCAAAAGGACGGTTACCGCTGTGCTGTGCTGAACCACCTAGGAGCTCTTCCCAACATCGAGCTTACCTCTCCACGAATGTTCACTTACG GGTGCACATGGGAGTTTGCGTCCATGGTTGGTTACATTAAGCGGACATATCCTCAGACCCAGCTGATTGTGGTTGGCTTCAGTCTGGGTGGAAACATTGTATGTAAGTTCCTGGGCGAGAACAGGACGAACCAAGAGCgagtgctgtgctgtgtcagCGTCTGTCAGGGGTACAGTGCTCTCAG ggcTCAGGAAACATTCCTACAGTGGGATCAGTTCAGACGCTTCTATAACTTTCTCATGGCTGATAACATGAAGAAAATCATCCTCTCACACAG GCACAGTCTGTTTGGAGGAAGCTCATTGAAAATGATAGATGCAGATCTTAGTCGGCTGTACACAGCAACATCCCTCATGCAGATCGATGACAACATCATGAG AAAATTCCACGGCCACAGCTCTCTCAAAGAATACTATGAGAAGGAGAGTTGTGTTCATTACATTCACAAT GTGAATGTGCCACTGCTGCTAGTGAACTCTGCAGATGATCCTCTGGTTCATGACTCTCTGCTCACCATCCCTCGCACACTAGCAG CAAAGAAACCCAATGTGATCTTTGCCCTGACACTACACGGTGGCCACCTGGGCTTCTTCGAGGGCGCGGTGCTCTTCCCCCAGCCCCTCACCTGGATGGACAAAGTGATTGTGGGTTACGCCAATGCCATGTGCCAGTGGGAGAAACAGAAACCGCCGTGCCAAAGTGGCCACCTGAGTGAGAGCTCCTGTGCAGAGGAAAAAGCTTAA